The following coding sequences are from one Humulus lupulus chromosome X, drHumLupu1.1, whole genome shotgun sequence window:
- the LOC133806505 gene encoding glutathione S-transferase T3-like: MVSRNYRPSMEKSSIDLNRETSSTSVSETQPEHSVEGLENVVLHNEDESRHKCKVSWSKEATILLISGWLNTSKDAIVGNDQTSTHFWARIADYFNTNQKGEQARTGRHCKDHWNKMNQKVARFNGCYKRVQLAHHSGWSDEQILENAHQLYKSENNNSNFLLVDCWRLLKDEPKWNTMYQTKGGKRTKVSDTVAFTSSSNADISDDEVREVRPIGQKAAKRKGKEKKDTHARFIEISERKASALEKLVAIKEKEAEDNRMTKYMDYLIMDTSHMTHEQKKDHENLSIF, encoded by the exons ATGGTTTCAAGAAATTATAGGCCAAGTATGGAAAAGTCTAGTATTGATTTGAATCGTGAAACATCATCGACATCTGTCTCTGAAACCCAACCTGAACATAGTGTTGAAGGGTTGGAAAATGTAGTTCTACACAATGAAGATGAATCAAGGCATAAATGTAAAGTCAGCTGGAGCAAGGAAGCCACTATACTTCTGATAAGTGGATGGCTTAATACATCTAAGGATGCCATTGTGGGGAATGACCAGACTTCTACACATTTCTGGGCTCGAATCGCAGATTACTTCAACACCAACCAAAAAGGTGAGCAAGCAAGGACTGGAAGGCATTGCAAAGACCATTGGAACAAGATGAATCAAAAGGTGGCGCGATTCAATGGATGTTATAAACGAGTTCAATTAGCACATCACAGTGGTTGGTCTGATGAGCAAATTCTTGAGAATGCACATCAATTGTACAAATCTGAAAATAACAACTCAAATTTTCTGCTTGTGGATTGTTGGAGATTACTAAAGGATGAGCCGAAATGGAATACAATGTACCAAACAAAAGGTGGTAAGAGAACAAAGGTGTCAGATACAGTGGCatttacttcttcttccaatgcagaTATCAGTGATGATGAAGTACGTGAAGTGCGCCCTATTGGCCAAAAGGCAGCAAagagaaaagggaaggaaaaaaaagacaCACATGCTAGATTTATAGAGATTAGTGAACGGAAAGCATCTGCATTGGAGAAATTGGTGGCGATAAAAGAGAAAGAGGCAGAAGATAATAGGATGACAAAATACATGGATTATCTCATCATGGATACGTCGCATATGACTCATGAACAAAAGAAAGATCATGAAAACTTGT CTATATTTTAA
- the LOC133803888 gene encoding probable nucleoredoxin 1, translating into MWKYESEWGFNRHTHYDFPSLLASNSESRDFLLRNDGTKVKLSSLNERKFVGLLFSASCNFYENIYMLVQLYKQKQGEFELVYVSSDENQDSFNAIFSKMTWLAIPFSDSTIWIRSRLNEFFHIYWPNTLVIFHDNGKFVTDEGVKLLEDYGLEAYPFTDERIDSLHEYIFQYHLSYYLVSESRDYFISNDGHQVPFSELEGKIVGLYLCDISNRQCLETTTDVLKDFYGKLKEKGVDDFEIVFIPTNIDDDDQEGFTKAFQNMPWLALPFTDKTCNQKILAYYQYPFSPVLLVIFGVDGKIMDEVYADVERLGIQAYPFARENLNRQIENSISEESQDFESLLASFDNEFVIRNDRNNE; encoded by the exons ATGTGGAAGTATGAAAGTGAGTGGGGGTTTAATAGGCATACCCATTACGACTTCCCCTCTCTCTTAGCCTCCAATTCCGAGTCCAGGGACTTTCTTCTCCGCAACGATGGCACCAAG GTTAAACTGAGTAGCTTGAACGAAAGAAAGTTTGTGGGTTTGTTATTTTCTGCGTCATGTAACTTTTATGAGAACATATATATGTTGGTACAACTCTACAAACAAAAGCAAGGCGAATTCGAGCTGGTTTACGTTTCCTCCGACGAAAACCAAGACTCCTTCAATGCCATCTTTTCGAAGATGACATGGTTGGCCATTCCCTTTTCTGATTCCACCATTTGGATTCGCAGTCGCTTGAACGAGTTCTTCCACATTTATTGGCCCAACACTCTTGTCATTTTCCACGACAATGGAAAGTTCGTAACCGACGAAGGAGTAAAATTACTCGAAGATTACGGACTCGAAGCGTACCCATTCACAGATGAAAGAATAGATTCTTTGCATGAATACATTTTTCAGTACCATTTGAGTTATTATCTAGTCTCCGAATCTCGTGATTACTTTATTTCCAATGACGGCCATCAG GTTCCTTTCTCTGAGCTTGAGGGAAAAATAGTTGGCTTGTATTTATGTGATATTTCTAATCGCCAATGCCTTGAAACCACCACCGACGTACTTAAGGATTTTTATGGCAAACTCAAGGAGAAAGGTGTAGACGACTTTGAAATTGTTTTCATTCCTACCAACATTGACGATGATGACCAAGAGGGATTCACAAAAGCTTTTCAAAACATGCCATGGTTGGCATTGCCATTCACTGATAAAACTTGTAACCAGAAAATTTTGGCCTATTATCAATACCCCTTCTCTCCAGTACTTCTAGTCATATTTGGGGTTGATGGAAAGATAATGGACGAAGTTTACGCAGATGTTGAACGGCTTGGCATCCAAGCTTACCCTTTTGCACGAGAAAATCTCAATCGTCAGATTGAAAACAGTATAAGTGAAGAATCCCAAGATTTCGAGTCTCTTTTAGCCTCTTTTGACAACGAATTTGTCATCAGAAATGATAGAAATAATGAATAA
- the LOC133806504 gene encoding uncharacterized protein LOC133806504 codes for MDSPNSPNPYDNMSLEDIIIAECTDDHDDQYFKALMDGGSSTRQGRKRAHIDRGHVEGHQRLFDDYFSDEPVYTEYQFRRRFRMRRHVFLRIVQALENHSEYFHTRFDAVGRRGLLPLQKCTAAMRMLAYGAPADYVDEYVRIGETTAIECLVNFVRGVNDIFGTEYLRRPNAGDIRRLLQIGEVRGFPGMLGSIDCMHWEWKNCPVAWKGQFSRGDHGRPTIMLEAVASQDLWIWHAFFGVPGSNNDLNVLNQSPLFTEILQGQAPRVEFTINGTQYNKGYYLADGIYPEWGTFVKTIPLPQGEKRKLFAQCQEAVRKDVERAFGVLQSRFAIVRGPARFWQRDVLKDIMYACIILHNIIVEDERDAYESLVDFNYDDGPTNTPTVEVLHGPISDFPTMLQRNAEIRDRNIHRNLQADLVEHIWSKFGNNFN; via the coding sequence ATGGATTCGCCAAATTCTCCGAATCCATACGACAATATGAGTCTAGAGGATATCATAATTGCAGAGTGTACTGACGATCATGATGATCAATATTTCAAAGCGCTCATGGATGGAGGTAGCTCAACAAGACAAGGAAGAAAGAGAGCCCACATTGATAGAGGTCATGTAGAAGGACACCAACGTTTGTTCGATGACTACTTTTCTGATGAACCGGTGTATACAGAATATCAATTTCGAAGAAGATTTAGAATGCGTAGACATGTATTCCTACGCATAGTGCAAGCTCTAGAAAATCATTCAGAGTATTTCCATACGAGGTTTGATGCAGTCGGTAGAAGGGGGCTTTTGCCATTACAAAAGTGCACCGCTGCTATGCGAATGTTGGCATATGGAGCGCCTGCCGattatgttgatgagtatgttcgaATTGGTGAAACTACTGCTATTGAATGTCTAGTCAATTTCGTTCGAGGAGTGAATGATATTTTTGGGACCGAATATTTAAGACGGCCCAATGCTGGGGACATTCGTCGCTTACTTCAAATAGGGGAGGTGCGTGGTTTTCCAGGCATGTTGGGAAGCATTGATTGTATGCACTGGGAATGGAAAAATTGCCCAGTTGCATGGAAAGGACAATTCTCGCGAGGTGATCACGGCAGGCCAACAATCATGCTCGAAGCAGTTGCATCACAAGATCTCTGGATATGGCATGCATTTTTTGGTGTTCCGGGATCCAATAATGATCTGAACGTGTTAAATCAATCCCCATTATTCACTGAAATCTTACAAGGGCAAGCTCCAAGAGTTGAGTTTACAATAAATGGAACACAATACAACAAGGGGTACTATTTAGCAGATGGTATCTATCCAGAGTGGGGTACATTTGTTAAAACTATCCCACTACCTCAAGGagagaaaagaaaattatttgctCAATGCCAAGAAGCGGTACGTAAAGATGTTGAGCGAGCATTTGGAGTACTTCAATCTCGTTTTGCTATTGTACGAGGACCTGCACGTTTTTGGCAAAGAGATGTTCTCAAAGATATTATGTATGCATGTATCATATTGCACAATATTATTGTCGAGGATGAAAGAGATGCATATGAGAGTTTGGttgattttaattatgatgaCGGCCCTACAAACACCCCAACAGTTGAAGTATTGCATGGACCTATTTCCGACTTCCCGACAATGCTGCAAAGAAATGCTGAAATTCGTGATAGAAATATTCATCGCAATCTTCAAGCAGACTTGGTGGAACACATATGGTCAAAATTTGGaaataattttaattag